The Ziziphus jujuba cultivar Dongzao chromosome 5, ASM3175591v1 genome segment TATTGATACAATTCATCTAATTATTCTTTGTAGTCCAAGACTTCAGTAAATTTCACTtcatttatcatttaatttagttttaatttcatttaggtttatgaaatttcaataaaataaggAGTCTTTATGTCGCGTTACAGAGGATctcgtttaaaaaaaatacgttGTCTGGGGGCTTTACCGGGACTAACTAGTCAAAAACCTCAAGTCGGAAGCGATCTTAGAAAGCAATCGCACCCTGGTAAGAAATCCCAATATCGTATTCgtttagaagaaaaacaaaaattgcgcTTTCATTATGGTCTTACAGAACAACAATTACTTAAATACGTTCATTGTGGCCTCGATGAGATTTCTTATAATTTGGATATGCTATTTTGGAGTTAATCTATTAGGAATAGGGTTGCATAGTTATGGTTCATTTACATCAATATCGAATTGAATTGAAGAAAGGGCTTGAcgaatacgaacctaggacaatgtaagcatatatataagaaaacttCGTGTAAGCCATTGAGATGGTCGTAGGTTTGAATCCTACTTGGGGAGATTTGATTCATTGCTTTAAGttctagaaaacaaaatatcatggCATGGATTGCCTTATCCGGTTGATTCGAAATATTGGCTGGATAGCGTCtgctttttatcttaattaattgtttttgatTCACcaacttttatttcttttgaaaatggtcagttaataaaaaaaacattaaaatatacaaaactgaaatagaatttataaaatataaataagcactataataaataaacaatatataaataaataataaatgtttttttcttgATTGATTTGTTTTACAAAGATTGAACTTCTAGTTTTTTTACTAAAACTTTCTAAGGACCGCCTCATGGCATCCATGTTGAAAGAGACAAATTGAACAAGTATGGCCGCACCATATTGGCTTTAGGCTCTACTTTGAGTAAAGATCTGCCCGATTTGGATTTGCACATATAGGACAAATGCCCCAATACCACGtatttttgtacttttatttttggtgattgATATAAAGCCGGTCCATTatagttttgcatttttatctttaaataaaattagaatatttaataTCTCTAAATTTCATTTGAACATTTACAATTGAACAATTTTAACATGTTCAAAAGTatacaaacaaattttttaatggTGTACAAAAGCTTACGATTGAACATAAAAAAATGTACCTATATAGAATTGCATGTTTAGAAGTATACAGCTAAACAAAATGATAATGTTAAGAAGTTCACAGCTGAACATTTGAAATGCGTATAAAAGTTTATGATCAAACGCTCcaaataagttataattttaaatatgttcaAAGGTATACAAACGAATATTTTAATGCTGTACAAAagtttaaaatcaaatatctAAAAATGTATTCATGTGGAATTGTATGTTCATAAGTATACAACTAAACAAAATGATAACCTTCAGAAATTCGTAATTGAATATTTGTAAATTTATGACTAaacattccaaaataataaattataattttgaaaatatacaaaaataaaaatcaaccttaattcaaataagaaagaagaaaaaaaaatattttaatgaaatttattttaaaaaaattgtatatagttattttaaaattgtaaaaaaaatttttatttgtgaaatatatatataattttagaatgatattaattagaaatattttataaataaataatattatattaaataattttatattttttatatatttaaataataatgtataaaaaataaaattgtaaaaaattattttaaaatcgtAAAAGGAATcactttgttattattatataattaaaatatttggacAAAAAAGAAAGTGCATGACGGGTAAGTAGAAAAGCAGGGGCATTACTGGTAATTCATTAACAAGCACCAGGCCAATTTTCCTCAAGCTAACCGCCGACTCACCGATggttaaaaacaataaaataaaaaggaaaaaaaaaaaaaagaaaaatgaaaattgatagAGCCTCTGCCTCATTAAAGAAGAGCCTGAAAAGCATATCCTCCTATTCtgctctttctttttcatttttgcattccaatccaaaatatatatacatatatatatttcttgaagaaaaaattaaaaaaaatatttaaattcgtTGAAACCGATAGACGTTGATTTGATCGAACCGACGACTATAATGCGAGGCCACGATCGGATCAACACGTGTTTACCGGACGAGTTGATCGTCGAGATATTTCGCCGACTCGATTCCAAGCCGAGCCGCGACTCCTGTTCTCTTGTCTGTAAGCGATGGCTCTCACTCGAGCGGCTCAGCCGCACGACCCTCCGAATCGGCGCCACCGGAAGTCCCGACCTTTTCGTCAAGCTACTTGCTCGCCGCTTCCTCAATGTCCGTAGCGTCCATATGGATGAACGTTTGAACATTTCGCTCCCAGCTCAGCCCGTATGCTTCCCAAATTTTGAACTTtcgaatttttttgttttaatccgATTTGTTTCCAATCACGAACGATCATTAATTATCAACAAAAACTGCCCATTTACAGATTTGATATTCTTTTCATAGAAAATAATCGGCGATTTAGAAAACAGAAGGAATAATTAGACAACGCTGGGAATTGGGATTGCTCATCTTGTATTTGTTGGGCTTTCCGATCTCTCAAGTTTCATAATTTGAGTGTCTAGGAAAATTTGGAGAGTTGAATTGAgcttatcaataataattttatttatttattttttattatttggggGCGCAGGGAAGAAGGCGTGGAAGTGGGCATTCGACGCTTTCTTCTCTGAAGCTGCATCACGTTAACGACAAAAATGGGGCTGAAGATGGCGGGTTTGAATCGTACAGTCTATCTGATGCTGGGTTGACTGCCCTCGGCGAAGGGTTTCCTAAACTTGAGAAGCTGAGCTTGATATGGTGCTCTAACGTGTCGAGTATGGGCTTAATATCACTTGCCGAAAAGTGtatatttttgaaatctttggatttacaggtaaacctttttttttttttttttttttttttcagttaattATAATGTTTTGCGCCGACTCGTGATTGATGCTGTTGAATGCAGACTGATAATCTTTGCCTTTTATTGTTTACTTCGAGTTGTATTTTGCAGTGTGCATGAGCAAGTGTATATGTTCACATTTGAGCTAAATAATTCTCATAGGTTCCCTCTTTAGCTTAAGTCTaataattatttactttttaaaggGTTTGATTAGAACTTCATTTGGGTGTCCAAAGTGTTTTCAGACAACCTATTTTGAACCGGGGGCTTTCCCCTATATCTCAATTCGCAATCCTTCCTGTTGAAgcctttttcataatttttggtAAAGGCTCTTTGTAAGGTTGGCGTTTTctatcattatattttaataagaaaaaggaTTCTTTCCACGCATCTCTacatttcttcataatttttttggtaaaggcTAGTTGTTAGCTTGTGTGTTATCATGTTGGCGAACATTTTACACCTTAGGTTGGTAAGTGCATAATATGTTTACCACAGCTTTTAAGTTGTTTCATGGTTAATCAGTGAATTACATATATAGGGTGAACTTTTATGTAATGCACCACTAAGTTTTCGTTGTTGTGTTGCTTTTCTTAAAGGGTTGCTATGTTGGAGATCAGGGTATAGCTGCTGTTGGGAAGTCTTGCAAGCAGCTTGAAGATTTGAATTTGCGGTTTTGTGAGGGCTTAACTGACATGGGTTTGGTTGAATTAGCCCTTGGTTGTGGGAAATCGTTAAAATCTATTGGTATTGCAGCTTGTGCAAAGATCACTGATATCTCATTGGAAGCAGTGGGGTTGCACTGCAAATCTCTTGAGACCCTTTCATTGGATTCTGAGTTCATCCACAATAGAGGGGTTCTTTCAGTGGCCCAGGGATGTCGATCTCTGAAAGTTTTGAAGCTACAATGTATAAATGTTACAGATGATGCTCTGAAAGCTGTAGGCACTTGTTGTTTGTCATTGGAATTGCTAGCTTTATATAGCTTCCAAAGATTTACTGATAAGTAAGTTCATTTTTTCATGAAATTATTTATCGTTTTCTGGGTATGCTTGGTTCAGTTTGGAATGCATATTAGAGCTTGcttttgagaatttatttttcaactattgagaatttatttttcaactagtTCATGCTTTTTGCCACATGAAAGTGTTATAGGTTTATTACTATTGGTGTGtgtttttatcaagttgatttGCATAGTTGGACCAACTAGCTAACAGTTTTAGCTTTTATTAATCCATGGTAACACAAAATGGAATCTGTGCTAAATTTGTCTAGTTGTGGAAACTTGTCATGGATAGTTGGGCCACTTCCACAGCTTGGCCTCTTGAATTTATGATAGCTTAACAGTAATGATAAAATTCAATTGaaccaaattttatttgactttttgtttggttccttttaattgttttaatttgtataaaatttcaATGGGTGTAATTTCTTttctgtatgtgtgtgtgtgtcccTCCCCTCTCTTCCACCCTTATAAATGAGTTTGATGTCTTTAAATTCTAGCTGTACTTTTCATTTCTTAGTATATGTGATAACTGATAAAGTTTTGGGCTAATATTTTTCATGTCTTTAATTTGTCAGCTCTTTCAGGTAGTAAGTCTATTTATTTTCATGTGTATGATATCTCAGGGGTTTACGTGCCATTGGGAATGGATGCAAGAAGTTAAAAAATCTTACTCTAAGTGATTGCTATTTTTTGAGTGACAAGAGTTTGGAAGCAATTGCAATTGGCTGCA includes the following:
- the LOC107421301 gene encoding F-box/LRR-repeat protein 4; the protein is MRGHDRINTCLPDELIVEIFRRLDSKPSRDSCSLVCKRWLSLERLSRTTLRIGATGSPDLFVKLLARRFLNVRSVHMDERLNISLPAQPGRRRGSGHSTLSSLKLHHVNDKNGAEDGGFESYSLSDAGLTALGEGFPKLEKLSLIWCSNVSSMGLISLAEKCIFLKSLDLQGCYVGDQGIAAVGKSCKQLEDLNLRFCEGLTDMGLVELALGCGKSLKSIGIAACAKITDISLEAVGLHCKSLETLSLDSEFIHNRGVLSVAQGCRSLKVLKLQCINVTDDALKAVGTCCLSLELLALYSFQRFTDKGLRAIGNGCKKLKNLTLSDCYFLSDKSLEAIAIGCKELTYLEVNGCHNIGTIGLESIGKSCPCLTELQLLYCQRIGNYALHEVGRGCKFLQALNLVDCSSIGDEAICSIAIGCRNLKKLHIRRCYEIGNKGIVAIGENCKSLTDLSLRFCDRVGDEALIAIGQCSSLQYLNVSGCHQIGDAGMIAIARGCPLLTYLDVSVLQNLGDMAMAELGEGCPNLKDIVLSHCRQITDVGLAHLVINCTMIETCHMVYCLGITSAGVATVVSSCPNIKKVLVEKWKVSPRTKRRAGSVISYLCVDL